In one window of Brassica rapa cultivar Chiifu-401-42 chromosome A07, CAAS_Brap_v3.01, whole genome shotgun sequence DNA:
- the LOC103832478 gene encoding uncharacterized protein LOC103832478, giving the protein MTMDWFSWLSRTNLEDSLTYEYGLSFSHNELEYEDIAYFNHEFLQSMGISIAKHRLEILKLARRHTKPSRSISRMLIAIRKTGKCLSEYVGAMMRREESSQALVVVKGRWSKRNKSNGKEERLLLTNGTPCRLDSFSSYTGFDHYSSNDDDVYCGKNLQEEEVIIKWDSMFQNLKPT; this is encoded by the coding sequence ATGACAATGGATTGGTTCTCATGGCTATCGAGAACAAATCTGGAAGATTCGCTCACATACGAGTACGGTCTCTCCTTCTCACACAACGAGCTCGAGTACGAAGACATTGCTTACTTCAACCACGAGTTTCTCCAGAGCATGGGTATCTCCATCGCCAAACACCGCCTCGAGATCCTCAAGCTCGCTCGGCGACATACTAAACCGTCTCGTTCTATTTCCAGAATGCTGATCGCGATTAGGAAGACCGGGAAGTGCTTGTCCGAGTATGTTGGTGCCATGATGAGACGTGAGGAATCGTCTCAGGCTCTCGTAGTTGTGAAAGGAAGATGGTCAAAGAGGAACAAGAGCAACGGAAAGGAAGAGAGACTTCTTCTGACGAATGGGACTCCATGTAGGCTGGATAGCTTCTCCAGTTACACGGGTTTCGATCATTACAGTTcgaatgatgatgatgtttaTTGTGGGAAAAATTTACAAGAGGAGGAGGTTATTATAAAGTGGGATTCAATGTTCCAGA
- the LOC103832479 gene encoding amino acid transporter AVT6E codes for MDSSYSVISKNSNVELQKQTSKLLPPSDEESFVNDFDDTRSLVGDQEADDLDFDISNYPLVNGKSSQGGSGIHGAVFNLTTSIIGAGIMALPATMKVLGLVLGFVLIILMAILSEISVELLIRFSVLYESRSYGEVVQFAMGRSARVLSEICIIVNNGGVLVVYLIIMGDVMSGSLHHIGVLDQWLGNGFWDHRKVLILIVMVVFLAPLCALNKIDSLSVTSAASVALAVVFVVVCFAVAAIKLVEGTIDTPRLSPDFSSKEAILDLLVVIPIMSNAYVCHFNVQPIYNELEGRSPHKMNRVGRITTAICVVVYASTAISGYLLFGVATEADILTNFDKDLGIRFSSAVNYVVRIGYILHLVLVFPVIHFSLRETVNTLLFEGSPPLSESKKRSLGLTLILLALIYIGSTMIPNIWTAFKFTGATSAVSLGFTFPALIALRLGKQSNTLSFVERSVSWLMLILAVVVSIVGTVGNVYSIRSKSD; via the coding sequence ATGGATAGCAGTTACTCCGTCATTTCCAAAAACTCTAACGTCGAGCTACAGAAACAGACCTCCAAGTTGCTTCCTCCTTCCGATGAAGAAAGCTTCGTCAATGATTTCGACGACACCCGCAGCCTCGTCGGCGACCAAGAAGCCGACGATCTAGACTTCGACATCTCTAACTATCCGCTCGTTAATGGCAAATCGAGTCAAGGAGGATCTGGGATCCACGGCGCCGTTTTCAACCTCACCACCTCCATCATCGGCGCCGGGATCATGGCATTGCCCGCCACCATGAAAGTTCTCGGCTTGGTCCTCGGGTTCGTTCTGATCATCCTCATGGCCATTTTGTCGGAGATCAGCGTCGAGCTTCTGATTAGATTCTCGGTTCTGTACGAGTCCAGATCTTACGGCGAGGTCGTGCAGTTCGCGATGGGGAGAAGCGCTAGGGTTTTGTCTGAGATTTGCATCATCGTCAACAACGGTGGCGTCCTCGTTGTTTACCTCATCATCATGGGTGACGTCATGTCTGGTTCGCTTCATCACATTGGTGTTTTGGATCAGTGGTTAGGAAACGGGTTCTGGGACCACcgtaaagttttgattttgattgttatggtCGTCTTCTTGGCTCCTCTCTGCGCTTTGAACAAGATTGATTCCTTGAGCGTGACCTCAGCTGCTTCGGTGGCTCTTGCTGTTGTGTTTGTTGTTGTCTGTTTCGCTGTCGCCGCGATTAAGCTTGTAGAAGGAACTATTGATACTCCGAGGTTGAGTCCTGATTTTAGCTCCAAAGAAGCGATATTAGATCTTCTCGTGGTGATTCCGATAATGTCAAACGCTTACGTCTGCCATTTCAATGTCCAGCCGATATATAACGAGCTCGAAGGTCGTTCGCCTCATAAGATGAACCGAGTTGGGAGAATCACGACGGCTATTTGTGTTGTTGTCTATGCTTCAACTGCTATATCGGGTTACCTTCTCTTCGGTGTGGCTACGGAAGCTGATATATTGACCAACTTTGATAAAGATCTCGGCATCCGTTTCAGCTCTGCGGTGAATTACGTTGTCAGAATCGGATACATTCTCCATCTCGTTCTCGTCTTCCCCGTGATCCACTTCTCCTTGAGAGAAACCGTTAATACCTTGTTGTTTGAAGGCTCGCCTCCTCTCTCCGAAAGCAAGAAGAGATCTCTGGGGCTCACATTGATCTTGCTAGCTCTTATTTACATCGGCTCTACGATGATCCCAAACATATGGACTGCTTTCAAATTCACAGGGGCAACGTCAGCGGTTTCACTTGGTTTTACCTTCCCTGCTCTCATCGCGCTACGGTTAGGGAAACAGAGCAATACGTTAAGCTTTGTGGAGAGATCTGTGTCGTGGCTGATGCTAATCTTGGCGGTGGTGGTTAGCATCGTGGGAACCGTTGGCAACGTGTACAGCATCAGAAGCAAATCAGATTGA
- the LOC103832480 gene encoding trafficking protein particle complex subunit 2 encodes MANTACFIIVGRNDIPIYEAEVGSAPKREDAAQLHQFILHAALDVVQDLAWTTSAMFLKSVDRFNDLVVSVYVTAGHTRLMLLHDSRNEDGIKSFFQEVHELYIKILLNPLYLPGSRITSSHFDTKVRALARKYL; translated from the exons ATGGCAAACACAGCGTGTTTTATAATAGTGGGTCGGAATGATATTCCCATCTATGAAGCTGAAGTTGGTTCTGCTCCCAAA AGAGAAGATGCTGCTCAGTTGCACCAGTTTATACTACACGCTGCATTAGATGTCGTCCAAGACCTTGCCTGGACTACAAGCGCCAT GTTCTTGAAGTCAGTTGACAGGTTTAACGATCTCGTTGTGTCCGTCTATGTTACCGCTGGCc ATACACGACTCATGCTCCTTCATGATTCACGCAATGAAGACGGCATAAAGAGCTTCTTCCAGGAGGTGCATGAGCTTTATATTAAG ATTCTTCTGAATCCATTGTATCTGCCCGGTTCTCGGATTACATCGTCACATTTTGACACCAAGGTGCGTGCACTTGCAAGAAAGTACCTGTAG